In Chitinophaga varians, the following are encoded in one genomic region:
- a CDS encoding helix-turn-helix domain-containing protein: protein MKKDNNIPQRFNSISEFHKLLGFPKPLHPLVSLVNYADIKIPYSELPKILLLNFYKVSYMESTPEKIKYGQNYYDFDEGGLSFVSPNQIISCAEIEESYSGFTLLIHPDFIRNYSLLTRIKNYGFFSYSANEALFVSDKEKQIVFSIFDNIKEELNANIDDFSQDVVVSYIEVLLNYSKRFYKRQFITREAANTDLVVRMENILNDHFEQIDTSQDRLLTVEYLAGKLNVSPRYLSDMLRSHTGQNAQQHIHDKLIDKAKEYLTTTNLSVSEIAYQLGFEHSQSFNKLFKKKTSLTPTEFKQSFN, encoded by the coding sequence ATGAAAAAAGATAACAATATACCCCAAAGATTCAATTCCATTTCGGAATTCCATAAGCTGTTGGGGTTCCCAAAACCATTACATCCATTGGTTAGTTTAGTGAATTACGCAGATATAAAAATACCTTACAGTGAACTGCCCAAAATACTGCTGCTGAATTTCTATAAAGTTTCTTACATGGAAAGCACTCCGGAGAAAATAAAATACGGACAGAATTATTATGATTTTGACGAGGGTGGTTTATCTTTTGTTTCACCTAACCAGATTATATCATGCGCAGAAATTGAGGAAAGCTATTCCGGATTTACTTTGCTTATACATCCTGATTTTATTCGTAATTATTCACTTTTGACCAGGATAAAAAATTACGGTTTCTTTTCATACTCGGCAAATGAGGCGCTGTTTGTATCTGACAAGGAAAAGCAGATTGTTTTCTCCATCTTTGATAATATAAAAGAAGAACTTAATGCCAATATTGACGATTTTAGTCAGGATGTAGTTGTTTCTTATATCGAAGTTTTGCTCAATTACAGTAAGCGATTTTATAAACGGCAGTTCATTACAAGAGAAGCTGCAAATACCGATTTGGTCGTGCGAATGGAGAATATATTGAACGACCATTTTGAACAAATAGACACGTCACAGGATAGGCTCCTTACAGTTGAATATTTGGCGGGTAAATTGAATGTTTCGCCACGTTATTTAAGTGACATGTTACGTTCTCACACAGGGCAAAATGCACAACAACACATCCATGACAAGTTGATTGATAAGGCTAAGGAGTACCTGACAACGACAAATTTATCTGTTTCAGAAATCGCTTATCAATTGGGTTTTGAACATTCGCAGTCGTTCAACAAGCTGTTTAAAAAGAAGACAAGCCTGACGCCAACAGAATTTAAACAATCCTTCAATTAG